Part of the Methylorubrum populi genome is shown below.
GGAGGGAGCGCCATCGGCGCTGCCGCCGGCGGCGAAGTAGGCGCCGACCTCGAAGGCGATCTCGTAGGTGCCGGGCTCCATCGCGCGTCCCGAGAGGAGGGGCGCGTCGCAGCGGCCGTCGGCATTGGTCGCGACCGTCTTGAGACGCGTGCGGGTTTCGCCCTCGATGCGCAGGAGATGAAGGGTCAGACCCGCCGCCGGGCGTCCGGTGGAGGTATCGAGCACGTGGGTCGTGAGCCGCTTGGCATCCGGCGGTGCGGCGGGTGTTGCGACGGCCATGGGATGCGGGTTCCTCCTGGGGAGCCGCCGGGCGACAGCAGCGGCCCTAAGGTCGCGCTTCGCCGGCCGCGCAACCCTTGCAGATCGGGTCCCGCGCACCAACCCGGATTTTCGCCAGGATTTTCGGGAGCAGCTTTCGAAAAGTCCGACAGATCGCGGAACGGCGCAGCGCTATCGTGGCGCCTTCGCGATGGGCCGAAACGAGCCGAAACGATCCGCGCGCCTGCGCGGCAGACCCGGGGTCATCGATGCACACCTCCCGCGACTTGATCGGATACGGCCGCGACGTTCCGCAGGCGGACTGGCCCGGCGGCGCCCGGATCGCCGTGCAGATCGTGCTCAATTACGAGGAGGGGGGCGAGAACTGCATCCTGCACGGGGATGCGGCCTCCGAGGCGTTCCTGTCCGAAATCGTCGGCGCCGCACCCTGGCCGGGCCAGCGCCACATGAACATGGAATCGCTCTACGAGTACGGCGCCCGCGCCGGCTTCTGGCGGCTGTGGCGCCTGTTCACGCAGCGCGCCGTGCCGGTCACCGTGTTCGGCGTCGCCACCGCGCTCGCGCGCAACCCCGACGCCGTCGCCGCGATGCGGGAGGCGGCCTGGGAGATCGCGAGCCACGGCCTCAAATGGATCGATTACCGCGACATGCCGCGCGCGGAGGAGGCGGCGCAGATGGATGCGGCGATCCGCCTGCACGAGGAGGTGACCGGCGAGCGCCCCCTCGGCTGGTACACCGGCCGCTCCTCCGTCAACACGCTGGAACTCGGCCTGGAACGGGGCTTCGCCTATCTCGCCGATTCCTACGCCGACGACCTGCCCTACTGGCTGTACGGCCGGGCCGGAACCGGCCTCGTGGTGCCCTACACCCTCGATGCCAACGACATGCGCTTCGCCACAGCGCAGGGCTTCAACACCGGCGAGCACTTCTTCGCCTACCTGCGCGACAGCTTCGACGCGCTCTACGCGGAGGGCGCCACGGCGCCGAAGATGATGTCGGTGGGGCTCCACTGCCGGCTGGTCGGCCGGCCCGGCCGCATCGCCGCGCTCGCGCGCTTCCTCGACCACGTCGCCGCCCATGACGGCGTCTGGCTGGCGCGCCGCATCGACATCGCCCGGCACTGGGCGGCGCGGCACCCGGCCGAAGCCTTACGCCCGAGCAGCATGAGCGCGGCGCAGTTCCTCACCCGCTTCGGCGACATCTTCGAGGACACGCCGGAGATCGCGCTCCGGGCGTGGCAGGCTGGCCTCACCGCCCGCGAGGACAGCGCGGAGGGGCTCCATGCCGCCCTCGTCGGCGCCCTGCGCGGCCTGCCCGCCGAGCGCCAGCGCGCCCTCATCCGCGCCCATCCCGAACTCGCCGGACGGCTCGCCCAGGCCGGGCAGCTGACGCAGGCCTCCACCGCCGAGCAGGGCAGCGCCGGCCTCGGCGCGCTCTCGGCCGAGGAACTGGCGCGGTTCGAGCGGCTGAACGCGGCCTATCGCGCGCGCTTCGACCTGCCCTTCGTCATGGCGATCAAGGGCAGCGGCCGCGAGGCGATCCTGGCGGCGTTCGAGGCGCGGCTGCGCAATGATCCCGAGCAGGAATTCCAGGAGGCGCTGCGCCAGATCGAGCGGATCGCGTGGCTGCGGCTGAAGGACCGCCTGCCGTCGGCGGGTTGATCCCGCGCGGGCCTCCCGGCGCTCGCCCCTAACGCGCCAGGCGCCGGCCGATCAAGTCGAGCCCGGCGCCGACATGGGCGCGCAGGGC
Proteins encoded:
- the uraH gene encoding hydroxyisourate hydrolase, whose translation is MAVATPAAPPDAKRLTTHVLDTSTGRPAAGLTLHLLRIEGETRTRLKTVATNADGRCDAPLLSGRAMEPGTYEIAFEVGAYFAAGGSADGAPSFLDIVPVRFRIAPEGRDAPAHLHVPLLISPYGYSTYRGS
- the puuE gene encoding allantoinase PuuE codes for the protein MHTSRDLIGYGRDVPQADWPGGARIAVQIVLNYEEGGENCILHGDAASEAFLSEIVGAAPWPGQRHMNMESLYEYGARAGFWRLWRLFTQRAVPVTVFGVATALARNPDAVAAMREAAWEIASHGLKWIDYRDMPRAEEAAQMDAAIRLHEEVTGERPLGWYTGRSSVNTLELGLERGFAYLADSYADDLPYWLYGRAGTGLVVPYTLDANDMRFATAQGFNTGEHFFAYLRDSFDALYAEGATAPKMMSVGLHCRLVGRPGRIAALARFLDHVAAHDGVWLARRIDIARHWAARHPAEALRPSSMSAAQFLTRFGDIFEDTPEIALRAWQAGLTAREDSAEGLHAALVGALRGLPAERQRALIRAHPELAGRLAQAGQLTQASTAEQGSAGLGALSAEELARFERLNAAYRARFDLPFVMAIKGSGREAILAAFEARLRNDPEQEFQEALRQIERIAWLRLKDRLPSAG